Proteins from one Streptomyces sp. 840.1 genomic window:
- a CDS encoding DUF4331 domain-containing protein: MTSPTPRPRSRRVLDHSLLVLGAGALATGLGVLTLAPGISAASSHREAPLIAGDPRADNTDVYAFTSPDRSDTVTLAANWIPFEEPNGGPNFYQFADDARYNIKIDNTGDGNADVTYTWRFRTLTRDAGGQFLYNTGPVTSLNDPDLNIRQVYDLTVTTSRGTSTVLRGAPVAPSNVGKASMPNYATLRAQAVRNAPGGGKAFAGQAEDPFFADLRVFDLLYGGNLGERGQDTLAGYNVNSVALQIPKKDLALRGNATRNPVVGIWSTTERRGVQVTDSRTASAHTGWKQVSRLGNPLVNEVVVPLKYKDAFNTLNPSQDRTVQPVVDKVLDPILPKLIQKVYGVPAPKAPRKDLAEIYLTGICKACGPVKADLNAHRLNKDASLKKIVPAEELRLNMAVPPTAKPNRLGVLAGDLAGFPNGRRLTDDVIDISLQAVEGAAQTGKLVPALADGDKVDANEVPFGTRFPYLALPHTKSVNSGPSGRAGKPAMTPSNAAAIGTAGVALLGVGGLRLRRRRATS, encoded by the coding sequence TTGACGTCCCCCACTCCGAGGCCGCGCAGCCGGCGCGTCCTCGACCACTCCCTCCTCGTCCTCGGCGCCGGTGCGCTGGCCACGGGGCTCGGCGTTCTCACGCTCGCACCCGGAATCAGTGCGGCCTCCAGCCACCGCGAGGCCCCGCTGATCGCCGGTGACCCGCGCGCGGACAACACCGACGTGTACGCCTTCACCAGCCCCGACCGCTCCGACACGGTGACGCTCGCCGCCAACTGGATCCCGTTCGAGGAGCCCAACGGGGGCCCGAACTTCTACCAGTTCGCCGACGACGCCCGGTACAACATCAAGATCGACAACACCGGCGACGGCAACGCGGACGTCACCTACACCTGGCGCTTTCGCACCCTCACCCGGGACGCGGGCGGACAGTTCCTCTACAACACCGGTCCGGTCACCTCGCTCAACGACCCGGACCTGAACATCCGGCAGGTCTACGACCTCACGGTGACCACCTCCCGCGGCACCTCCACGGTGCTGCGCGGGGCCCCCGTGGCGCCGTCGAACGTCGGCAAGGCGTCCATGCCGAACTACGCCACCCTGCGCGCCCAGGCGGTCCGCAACGCCCCGGGCGGCGGCAAGGCGTTCGCCGGCCAGGCGGAGGACCCGTTCTTCGCCGACCTGCGCGTCTTCGACCTGCTCTACGGCGGGAACCTCGGCGAACGCGGCCAGGACACCCTCGCCGGGTACAACGTCAACTCGGTCGCACTCCAGATCCCCAAGAAGGACCTGGCACTGCGGGGCAACGCCACCCGCAACCCGGTGGTCGGGATCTGGTCGACCACCGAGCGCCGCGGCGTCCAGGTCACCGACTCCCGTACCGCGAGCGCCCACACCGGGTGGAAGCAGGTCTCCCGCCTCGGCAACCCGCTCGTCAACGAGGTCGTCGTACCCCTCAAGTACAAGGACGCCTTCAACACCCTCAACCCCAGCCAGGACCGCACCGTCCAGCCGGTCGTGGACAAGGTGCTGGACCCGATCCTGCCGAAGCTGATCCAGAAGGTGTACGGCGTGCCGGCACCGAAGGCCCCGCGCAAGGACCTCGCGGAGATCTACCTCACCGGCATCTGCAAGGCCTGCGGGCCGGTCAAGGCCGATCTGAACGCCCACCGGCTGAACAAGGACGCCTCGCTCAAGAAGATCGTCCCGGCCGAGGAGCTGCGGCTGAACATGGCCGTGCCGCCGACCGCGAAGCCCAACAGGCTCGGCGTCCTCGCCGGGGACCTGGCCGGCTTCCCGAACGGCCGCCGCCTCACCGACGACGTCATCGACATCTCCCTCCAGGCCGTCGAAGGAGCCGCCCAGACCGGCAAGCTCGTCCCCGCGCTCGCGGACGGCGACAAGGTCGATGCCAATGAGGTGCCCTTCGGTACGCGCTTCCCGTACCTCGCGCTCCCGCACACCAAGAGCGTCAACAGCGGCCCGTCCGGCCGCGCCGGGAAGCCGGCGATGACGCCGTCGAACGCGGCCGCGATCGGCACCGCGGGCGTCGCCCTGCTGGGTGTCGGAGGACTGCGCCTGCGCCGGCGCCGCGCCACGAGCTGA
- a CDS encoding nickel transporter, translating to MNRTPSRLLASLTLTGTLTVLLAGLATAAHAHPLGNFTVNHHTGLTFREDAVDALVVVDRAEIATAQERPRVDRDHNGDVDAAETRSFAAGDCAQLTRQLRLDIAGTPVRWRAVSSTFEFRPGEGGLRTSRLSCTLAARADLGGPADIDVRTEYDERRVGWQEMTARGLGVTLTRSALPATSPTDELRHYPKDPLATTLDQRSARLHTEPGEGRPAAVARTMLPGAGPVTAALDRVSGVFDALVGRRELTVPAGLLALLLSLVLGASHAALPGHGKTIMAAYLAGRRGSPRDAVTVGVTVTFTHTAGVLALGLALPLATSLAGETVLTWLGLISGLMVTGIGMWLLRAALTKRPAHGHHHGHHHGHGHHHGHGHHHDQGHDHDHSDDQGHHHDHAPEPALPSGPPGPPVPARFVPRRRGAQPVATERSGAVLAPARDLDHSHVPRPAPDLAPHRAGTSRTGLIGMGIAGGLVPSPSALVVLLGAIALGRTAFGVLLVVGYGLGMAATLTLAGLLLVRLRDRFEARADNYARLRAPFARFAGAGPAASAVLVLAVGALLTLRAAAGPW from the coding sequence ATGAACCGCACGCCCTCGCGCCTCCTCGCCTCCCTGACCCTCACGGGAACACTCACGGTCCTCCTGGCCGGCCTCGCCACCGCGGCGCACGCACACCCGCTGGGCAACTTCACGGTCAACCACCACACCGGGCTGACCTTCCGCGAGGACGCCGTCGACGCGCTCGTCGTGGTCGACCGCGCGGAGATCGCCACCGCACAGGAACGCCCGCGCGTCGACCGGGACCACAACGGCGACGTGGACGCGGCCGAGACACGGTCCTTCGCCGCCGGGGACTGCGCGCAGCTCACCCGGCAGCTGCGGCTGGACATCGCCGGCACACCGGTGCGCTGGAGGGCCGTGAGCAGCACGTTCGAGTTCCGGCCCGGCGAAGGGGGCCTGCGGACCAGCAGGCTCAGCTGTACCCTCGCCGCCCGTGCGGACCTGGGCGGGCCCGCGGACATCGACGTGCGCACGGAGTACGACGAACGGCGCGTCGGCTGGCAGGAGATGACCGCGCGCGGCCTCGGCGTCACGCTCACCCGGTCGGCGCTGCCCGCCACCTCGCCCACCGACGAGCTCCGGCACTACCCCAAGGATCCGCTGGCCACCACCCTGGACCAGCGCTCGGCCCGGCTGCACACCGAACCCGGCGAGGGCCGGCCCGCAGCCGTGGCGCGGACGATGCTGCCGGGGGCCGGCCCGGTCACCGCGGCGCTCGACAGGGTGTCCGGAGTCTTCGACGCACTGGTGGGGCGGCGCGAACTGACCGTTCCCGCAGGACTTCTGGCCCTGCTGCTCTCCCTCGTACTCGGCGCCTCGCACGCGGCCCTCCCGGGTCACGGAAAGACGATCATGGCCGCGTACCTGGCGGGCCGCCGCGGCTCCCCGAGGGACGCGGTCACGGTCGGAGTCACCGTCACCTTCACCCATACCGCAGGGGTGCTGGCGCTCGGTCTCGCCCTGCCGCTCGCCACGTCGCTGGCGGGAGAGACCGTGCTGACCTGGCTCGGGCTCATCAGCGGGCTGATGGTCACCGGGATCGGCATGTGGCTCCTGCGTGCAGCACTGACGAAACGCCCGGCCCACGGCCACCACCACGGTCATCACCACGGCCACGGTCATCACCACGGCCACGGTCATCACCACGACCAGGGTCACGACCACGACCACAGCGACGATCAGGGTCACCATCACGACCACGCCCCGGAACCGGCGCTCCCGTCCGGCCCGCCAGGCCCGCCCGTTCCGGCACGGTTCGTACCGAGGCGGCGCGGGGCGCAGCCGGTCGCGACCGAGCGGAGCGGCGCGGTCCTCGCCCCGGCCAGGGACCTTGACCACAGCCACGTTCCCCGTCCGGCCCCGGACCTCGCCCCGCACCGGGCCGGAACGTCACGCACCGGGCTGATCGGGATGGGGATCGCCGGAGGTCTCGTCCCCAGCCCCTCCGCCCTGGTCGTCCTGCTCGGTGCGATCGCTCTCGGGCGCACCGCCTTCGGGGTGCTGCTCGTCGTCGGATACGGCCTGGGAATGGCCGCGACGCTGACCCTCGCGGGCCTGCTGCTGGTGCGGCTGCGGGACAGGTTCGAGGCGCGGGCGGACAACTACGCCCGCCTGCGCGCCCCGTTCGCGCGGTTCGCGGGGGCCGGTCCGGCCGCCTCGGCCGTGCTCGTGCTGGCTGTCGGAGCGCTCCTGACCCTGCGGGCGGCGGCCGGCCCCTGGTAG
- a CDS encoding RskA family anti-sigma factor, translated as MSDVHMLTGAYALDALQERERTAVEAHCAGCPPCLRECEEFRATAARLGMASTTIPPAALKGRVLDIVRATPRQPPWRLRMSDMGRRAAVRLRRRTLR; from the coding sequence GTGTCCGACGTTCATATGCTGACAGGCGCGTACGCGCTGGACGCACTGCAGGAGCGGGAACGCACAGCGGTGGAGGCCCACTGCGCCGGATGTCCCCCTTGCCTTCGCGAGTGCGAGGAGTTCAGGGCGACCGCCGCCCGGCTGGGGATGGCGTCGACGACGATTCCGCCCGCGGCCCTGAAGGGGCGCGTGCTCGACATCGTCCGCGCCACGCCCCGGCAGCCGCCGTGGCGGCTGCGGATGAGCGACATGGGCCGGCGGGCGGCCGTGCGGCTGCGGCGCCGCACGCTCCGCTGA
- a CDS encoding fasciclin domain-containing protein, with protein MNALRYRRAAVAVAAAAVLPLALTACSDDSSDKASDSKSSAAAAAPDASDPATADSASMDKPFGPACAGVPKEGAGSFDGMSKDPVATAASNNPDLSTLVTAVKKAGLVDTLNNAKNITVFAPTNEAFAKIPKADLDKVLSDKATLTKILTYHVVGQKLTPKQLENGSFDTLQKSKLTTSGSGESYKVNDSASVVCGNVPTANATVYIIDTVLMPK; from the coding sequence ATGAACGCCCTTCGCTACCGTCGTGCAGCCGTCGCCGTCGCCGCAGCCGCCGTCCTTCCGCTGGCGCTGACCGCGTGCTCGGACGACAGCTCCGACAAGGCGTCGGACAGCAAGTCCAGTGCCGCAGCGGCCGCTCCGGACGCCTCGGACCCGGCCACGGCCGACTCCGCCTCGATGGACAAGCCGTTCGGCCCGGCCTGTGCCGGTGTCCCGAAGGAAGGCGCGGGCAGCTTCGACGGCATGTCCAAGGACCCGGTCGCCACGGCCGCCTCCAACAACCCGGACCTGTCGACCCTGGTGACCGCTGTCAAGAAGGCCGGTCTGGTGGACACGCTCAACAACGCCAAGAACATCACGGTGTTCGCGCCCACCAACGAGGCCTTCGCAAAGATCCCGAAGGCCGACCTGGACAAGGTCCTGAGCGACAAGGCGACGCTCACCAAGATCCTCACCTACCACGTGGTCGGGCAGAAGCTCACCCCGAAGCAGCTGGAGAACGGCAGCTTCGACACCCTCCAGAAGTCCAAGCTCACCACCTCCGGCTCCGGTGAGTCCTACAAGGTCAACGACAGCGCCAGTGTGGTGTGCGGCAACGTGCCCACCGCCAACGCCACGGTCTACATCATCGACACGGTCCTGATGCCCAAGTAG
- a CDS encoding cyclopropane-fatty-acyl-phospholipid synthase family protein, translated as MNREEISGIAHAHHPIKSPLDDDSVRGLLDHGTPRGDERVLDLGCGAGEWLLRALSARPELRAEGVDISEGALADARTRAVALGVGDRLTLHQVPAADFVSPHGFDLVLSVGAAHAFGGLLPTLAAAREHLAPGGRVLIGDGFWEREPSPEAIEMLGDFADLATTVDRVMAAGWTPVHGHVSTRQELDDYEWACWGTMADWALDHPGHPDGAELLALSATRRTEWLRGYRDTWGFVSLVLRRTTD; from the coding sequence GTGAACCGAGAAGAGATCTCCGGAATCGCCCATGCCCACCACCCCATCAAGTCCCCGCTGGACGACGATTCGGTCCGCGGGCTGCTGGACCACGGCACCCCGCGCGGCGACGAGCGCGTGCTCGACCTCGGCTGCGGCGCCGGGGAGTGGCTCCTGCGCGCACTGTCCGCCCGCCCGGAGCTGCGGGCCGAGGGCGTCGACATCTCCGAGGGCGCGTTGGCGGACGCCCGCACGCGTGCCGTCGCGCTCGGAGTGGGGGACCGCCTGACCCTGCACCAGGTGCCCGCCGCCGATTTCGTCTCGCCGCACGGGTTCGACCTGGTGCTGAGCGTCGGGGCCGCCCATGCCTTCGGCGGACTGCTGCCCACCCTGGCCGCGGCCCGCGAACACCTGGCTCCCGGCGGGCGGGTGCTGATCGGTGACGGGTTCTGGGAGCGGGAGCCGTCGCCGGAGGCCATCGAGATGCTCGGGGACTTCGCCGACCTGGCGACGACCGTGGACCGGGTCATGGCCGCCGGCTGGACGCCCGTCCACGGGCACGTGAGCACCCGGCAGGAGCTGGACGACTACGAATGGGCCTGCTGGGGGACGATGGCCGACTGGGCGCTGGACCACCCCGGCCACCCGGACGGCGCGGAGCTGCTCGCCCTGTCCGCCACCCGCCGCACCGAATGGCTGCGCGGCTACCGCGACACCTGGGGCTTCGTCAGCCTGGTCCTGCGCCGCACCACCGACTGA
- a CDS encoding aldehyde dehydrogenase family protein → MSAQHTIQVAGEWRAAASGATREVLDPVDATAFAVVSEGDAADADAAVAAARAAFDAGPWPHTPVAERAALLRRVAGLLERDRERIGALECRDAGKTLEEGRVDVDCVRDAFRYFADLVMNESGGRVVDAGSEEIHSVVVHEPVGVCGLITPWNYPLLQASWKIAPALAAGNTFVIKPSEITPLTTVALIALLAEAGLPAGVANIVTGPGATVGARLAEHPGVDLVSFTGGLTSGTKVMRAAADSVKKVALELGGKNPNVVFADACATEEGFDTAVDQALNAAFIHSGQVCSAGSRLIVEESVRERFVTELARRAELIRIGRGTDEGVECGPLVSAQQLARTEEFVASALHEGAVLKAGGERPEGPGYFYRPTVLDHCDRSMRVVREEVFGPVLTVETFRTEDEAVTLANDTEYGLAGGVWTADPGRGRRVAARLRHGTVWINDFHPYLPQAEWGGFGKSGIGRELGPTGLAEYRESKHIYQNLAPRPVRWFAG, encoded by the coding sequence GTGTCGGCACAACACACGATCCAGGTAGCGGGAGAGTGGCGAGCCGCCGCATCCGGCGCCACGCGCGAGGTTCTCGATCCCGTGGACGCGACCGCCTTCGCCGTCGTCTCCGAGGGCGACGCGGCGGACGCGGACGCGGCCGTCGCCGCGGCCAGGGCCGCATTCGACGCGGGTCCCTGGCCGCACACGCCGGTCGCGGAGCGCGCCGCACTGCTCAGGCGGGTGGCCGGTCTGCTGGAGCGCGACCGGGAACGGATCGGCGCTCTGGAGTGCCGGGACGCCGGGAAGACGCTCGAAGAGGGCCGGGTCGACGTCGACTGCGTCCGGGACGCCTTCCGTTACTTCGCCGACCTCGTCATGAACGAGAGCGGCGGGCGGGTCGTCGACGCGGGCTCCGAGGAGATCCACAGCGTCGTGGTGCACGAACCCGTCGGTGTCTGCGGGCTCATCACCCCGTGGAACTATCCTCTCCTCCAGGCGAGTTGGAAGATCGCCCCGGCCCTCGCCGCCGGCAACACCTTCGTGATCAAGCCGAGCGAGATCACACCGCTGACCACGGTCGCGCTGATCGCGCTGCTCGCCGAGGCCGGGCTGCCGGCCGGCGTGGCCAACATCGTCACGGGCCCCGGCGCCACCGTCGGCGCGCGGCTCGCGGAGCACCCCGGGGTCGATCTCGTGTCCTTCACGGGTGGGCTCACCAGCGGGACGAAGGTGATGCGGGCCGCCGCCGACTCGGTCAAGAAGGTCGCGCTCGAGCTCGGCGGCAAGAACCCCAACGTGGTGTTCGCGGATGCCTGCGCCACCGAGGAGGGTTTCGACACCGCGGTCGACCAGGCGCTCAACGCCGCGTTCATCCACAGCGGTCAGGTCTGCTCCGCCGGATCGCGGCTGATCGTCGAGGAGTCCGTGCGCGAGCGGTTCGTCACCGAGCTCGCCCGGCGCGCGGAACTGATCAGGATCGGCCGGGGCACCGACGAGGGCGTCGAGTGCGGCCCGCTCGTCTCCGCACAACAGCTCGCCAGGACCGAGGAGTTCGTGGCCTCCGCGCTCCACGAGGGCGCGGTGCTGAAGGCCGGCGGCGAACGCCCCGAGGGCCCCGGGTACTTCTACCGGCCCACGGTGCTGGACCACTGCGACCGCTCCATGCGCGTGGTGCGCGAGGAGGTGTTCGGACCGGTCCTGACCGTCGAGACGTTCCGTACCGAGGACGAGGCCGTGACCCTCGCCAACGACACGGAGTACGGGCTGGCCGGCGGCGTGTGGACCGCCGATCCGGGCCGGGGCCGCCGGGTCGCCGCCCGGCTGCGCCACGGCACCGTCTGGATCAACGACTTCCACCCCTACCTGCCGCAGGCCGAGTGGGGCGGCTTCGGCAAGTCCGGCATCGGCCGGGAGCTGGGTCCGACGGGTCTCGCCGAGTACCGCGAGTCCAAGCACATCTACCAGAACCTCGCCCCGCGCCCGGTGCGCTGGTTCGCGGGCTGA
- a CDS encoding lipopolysaccharide assembly protein LapB: MPAATDRVPAPPARAGRRRLRSTAVTIALGGTLFTVGALGLAPQQAPTPTAAPGQDAPRGKDATEALRTHVRELPADPGGWSSLGMAYVQQARSTADAATYDRAQAALRKSLALQPAGNFAAETGMGALESARHDFAGALTWAQRATTDNPYSAPAQGVLADALTQLGRYEDSYAAVQRMTDLRPDSSALARASYSWELRGDTARARDLMNKSLQAAGTPADKAFALTHLATLALETGDPRTALELAGAGLAVLPGDAALLEARARAHTALGHSGQAVTDFTAAVAAAPLPQYLLGLGDLQRLLGHREAAEEQYDVLRAQETLRKASGGAPDADAVLFEADHGNPETAVEMGRAALRRRPFIAVHDAYAWALHRAGRDTEAIEQADLALALGTVSAPFHYHRALINQALGRTGAARTDLRRALDTDPHFHPVDAPRARTALSRIEAAR; the protein is encoded by the coding sequence GTGCCAGCCGCGACCGACCGAGTCCCCGCGCCCCCCGCCCGAGCCGGCAGACGACGACTGCGCAGTACCGCGGTCACCATCGCCCTGGGAGGCACGCTGTTCACGGTCGGGGCGCTGGGCCTGGCCCCCCAGCAGGCGCCCACGCCCACGGCCGCCCCCGGCCAGGACGCGCCCCGGGGCAAGGACGCCACCGAAGCCCTGCGGACGCACGTACGCGAACTGCCCGCCGACCCCGGCGGCTGGTCCTCCCTCGGCATGGCCTACGTACAACAGGCCCGGAGCACGGCGGACGCGGCCACCTACGACCGGGCCCAGGCCGCCCTGCGCAAGTCCCTCGCCCTCCAGCCGGCCGGCAACTTCGCGGCGGAGACCGGGATGGGCGCCCTCGAATCCGCCCGCCACGACTTCGCCGGAGCCCTGACCTGGGCGCAGCGCGCCACCACCGACAACCCCTACAGTGCGCCCGCCCAGGGGGTCCTGGCCGACGCGCTCACCCAGCTCGGCCGCTACGAGGACTCCTACGCGGCGGTCCAGCGCATGACCGACCTCAGGCCCGACAGCAGCGCCCTCGCGCGCGCCTCGTACAGCTGGGAACTCCGTGGCGACACGGCGCGGGCCCGCGACCTGATGAACAAGTCCCTCCAGGCGGCCGGCACCCCGGCCGACAAGGCGTTCGCCCTCACCCACCTCGCCACCCTCGCCCTGGAGACCGGGGATCCGCGCACCGCCCTGGAACTGGCCGGCGCCGGACTTGCCGTACTCCCGGGCGACGCCGCCCTCCTGGAGGCACGGGCCCGCGCCCACACCGCGCTCGGCCACTCCGGGCAGGCCGTCACCGACTTCACCGCTGCCGTCGCCGCCGCGCCCCTGCCCCAGTACCTTCTCGGGCTCGGCGACCTCCAGCGGCTCCTCGGACACCGGGAGGCGGCCGAGGAGCAGTACGACGTACTCAGGGCGCAGGAAACCCTGCGGAAGGCGAGCGGCGGGGCGCCGGACGCGGACGCGGTGCTCTTCGAGGCCGACCACGGCAACCCGGAGACCGCTGTCGAGATGGGACGCGCCGCACTGCGCCGACGGCCCTTCATCGCGGTCCACGACGCGTACGCCTGGGCCCTGCACCGGGCCGGACGCGACACCGAGGCGATCGAACAGGCCGACCTCGCACTCGCACTGGGCACCGTGAGCGCACCGTTCCACTACCACCGGGCGCTGATCAACCAGGCGCTCGGCCGGACCGGGGCCGCCCGCACCGACCTCCGTCGCGCCCTGGACACCGACCCCCACTTCCATCCGGTGGACGCCCCACGGGCACGCACCGCGCTCAGCAGAATCGAAGCCGCCCGATGA
- a CDS encoding MFS transporter: MVTSVIVRERALNTSDRHPGYLAAAVVFAIGMAGTTLPTPLYGLYQQQIGFSELMVTVVFAVYALAVITVLLLAGNYSDKVGRRPVLLCAMGLSAASAGCFLLERGLPLLFTGRLLSGFAAGLLSGAATAAVIELAAPAQKARAGFAATAANMGGLGCGPLLSGLLAQYTPWPLTLPFWVHLGLVAVASGITWFLPETVADPKRWPRPAPQGMAVPPEVRSVFVPASVAAFAGFALLGLFTAVAPSFASQTLGVHNAAVTGAVVFSVFLASTFGQSLTQRFGARRALPAGCGILMAGLVLVASSLIAESLPLLVLGALCGGTGQGLAFRAALTLVSGAAPAEHRGGTISAFFVVAYTGISVPVVGVGAIATWLGLREAGLVFTGCVLLLAAGAGTYAALRPPPGT; this comes from the coding sequence ATGGTGACGAGTGTGATCGTTCGTGAGCGCGCGCTGAACACAAGTGACCGACACCCGGGCTATCTGGCTGCGGCGGTGGTGTTCGCCATCGGTATGGCCGGCACCACCCTGCCCACGCCGCTGTACGGGCTCTACCAGCAGCAGATCGGCTTCTCCGAGCTGATGGTGACCGTCGTCTTCGCCGTTTACGCCCTCGCGGTCATCACCGTGCTGCTGCTGGCGGGCAACTACTCGGACAAGGTCGGCCGCAGACCCGTACTCCTGTGCGCGATGGGGCTGTCGGCCGCGAGTGCCGGATGCTTCCTCCTGGAGCGCGGACTGCCGCTGCTCTTCACGGGGCGGCTGCTGTCCGGTTTCGCCGCCGGGCTGCTGAGCGGCGCCGCGACGGCGGCGGTCATCGAGCTGGCCGCTCCCGCGCAGAAGGCGCGGGCCGGGTTCGCCGCCACCGCCGCGAACATGGGCGGCCTGGGCTGCGGACCGCTGCTGTCGGGGCTCCTCGCGCAGTACACGCCCTGGCCGCTGACGCTGCCGTTCTGGGTCCATCTGGGGCTGGTGGCCGTGGCATCCGGGATCACCTGGTTCCTGCCGGAGACCGTGGCCGATCCGAAGCGGTGGCCGCGCCCGGCGCCCCAGGGGATGGCGGTCCCGCCCGAGGTGCGGAGCGTGTTCGTGCCCGCCTCCGTCGCGGCCTTCGCCGGCTTCGCGCTGCTCGGGCTGTTCACCGCGGTCGCGCCGAGCTTCGCCTCGCAGACGCTCGGGGTGCACAACGCGGCCGTCACCGGGGCCGTGGTGTTCTCCGTGTTCCTGGCCTCGACGTTCGGACAGTCCCTGACCCAGCGTTTCGGGGCCCGCCGCGCGCTCCCGGCCGGCTGCGGCATCCTCATGGCCGGGCTGGTGCTCGTGGCGTCCTCGCTCATCGCGGAGTCCCTGCCACTGCTGGTCCTGGGAGCGCTGTGCGGCGGCACCGGCCAGGGCCTCGCCTTCCGCGCGGCGCTCACCCTGGTCAGCGGCGCGGCCCCGGCCGAGCACCGCGGCGGGACGATCTCGGCGTTCTTCGTCGTCGCGTACACCGGGATCTCGGTACCGGTCGTCGGGGTCGGCGCCATCGCCACCTGGCTCGGGCTGCGCGAGGCCGGGCTCGTCTTCACGGGCTGCGTGCTGCTGCTGGCGGCGGGGGCGGGAACGTACGCCGCGCTCAGGCCGCCGCCGGGGACCTGA
- a CDS encoding class I SAM-dependent methyltransferase produces MADQRYEVPDNTAVRVALWRAMHVQIDAAPHVFEDEIGLRLVAPDEGWRSRPDMDPDATAGFRASTVSRARFVEDLVAEEVSQGIDQYVILGAGLDTYAQRRPDTASRLRVFEIDRPDTQAWKRRRLIELGYGIPDRLRLVPVDFEAGGDWLPRLVDAGFDAHRPALVVCAGVTVYLTAPAIAATLRTLGGLAPGSTLAMTFMLPAELVDDVDRDRLEETKPRALASGTPFISFHTPQEMLALAQAAGFGGARHVSGPQLAGRYFANRTDGLRPSSGEDLLIATV; encoded by the coding sequence ATGGCGGACCAGCGGTACGAAGTGCCGGACAACACCGCGGTGCGGGTCGCGCTCTGGCGGGCGATGCACGTACAGATCGACGCCGCGCCACACGTGTTCGAGGACGAGATCGGCCTGCGGCTGGTGGCGCCCGACGAGGGATGGCGCAGCCGTCCGGACATGGACCCGGACGCCACCGCCGGCTTCCGCGCCTCCACCGTCTCCCGCGCCCGCTTCGTCGAGGACCTGGTGGCCGAGGAGGTCAGCCAGGGCATCGACCAGTACGTCATCCTCGGCGCCGGTCTGGACACCTACGCGCAGCGCCGGCCCGACACCGCCTCCCGGCTCCGGGTCTTCGAGATCGACCGGCCGGACACCCAGGCCTGGAAGCGCCGGCGGCTGATCGAGCTCGGCTACGGGATTCCCGACCGGCTCCGGCTGGTGCCGGTCGACTTCGAGGCGGGCGGGGACTGGCTGCCACGGCTGGTGGACGCCGGCTTCGACGCGCACAGGCCGGCACTCGTCGTCTGTGCCGGTGTCACGGTGTACCTCACGGCGCCGGCCATCGCGGCGACCCTGCGTACGCTCGGCGGGCTCGCCCCCGGCTCGACGCTCGCCATGACGTTCATGTTGCCGGCCGAACTCGTCGACGACGTGGACCGCGACCGGCTGGAGGAGACCAAGCCGAGGGCGCTCGCGTCCGGAACGCCCTTCATCAGCTTCCACACGCCGCAGGAGATGCTCGCACTGGCCCAAGCCGCCGGGTTCGGGGGCGCCCGGCACGTGTCGGGACCTCAGCTGGCCGGACGCTACTTCGCGAACCGGACCGACGGTCTTCGCCCGTCGAGCGGCGAGGACCTGCTGATCGCGACCGTCTGA